The genomic segment CGCGGAGACCGCCGACTCGACGGCGAACCCGGATCCACCGGAGCCGCCCGATGCCGCCGGCGCCCCGGTCCTGACCCGCAGCACCTGCGGCGGCAGCAGCCGCCCGGCACCCGAGGCCACCGAGGTCCGCAGGAAGCGCGCCAGCGCCGACCACGCCTCGTTCTCCTGCCCGAGAGCGGTCCTCGCCTGCTCGGTCAGCCGGGAGGTCTCCTCCTCGGCGATCCGCCGCACCAGTACGTCCTTGCTCGGGAACCGCCGGTACACGGTGCCGACGCCGACGCGCGCACGGCGTGCCACGTCCTCCATCGGCGCCCCGTAGCCCAGCTCCCCGAACACCTCACGCGCGGCCCTCAGCACATGTTCCAGATTGCGCTGGGCGTCCACCCGCAGCGGGGTCGCGCGGCTGCTGCCGCCGTTACCCTCCGCGCCTGCCGCTACCGTCCATTGAGAGTCCTGAATGTGCATATGTGTATCCCCCGGTTATGACGTCTCCCCCCGGAGACTCCCCACCCGTAATGATCATCGGCGCACGACGAACGTACCCCGATGGAGTACGAACATAGTTGAGCCGAGGTCAGGAAAGAAGGGGGTCCGTTCCGCCCGGCGCGTCCCCGATCGGAGTAGCGGGCCCGGCTGTTCTTCTTTCACCGGCTTTGCCCGGTCAACGACACATCCCTGACCTGCCGGATCCGCGTATCCGGTGAATCACTGCGGTACGCCCTGTGGACAAACGTCCTTCATCCATTGCGTCATGGAGCAATGACGGAGTCGGCAGCCCAGTCAAGAGCCAGGACCAGCCCGCGCATTCTCGTGATCGGCGGGGGATACGTCGGCATGTACACCGCCCTGCGCCTGCAGCGGAAGCTGAAGCGCGGGGAAGCGGAAGTGATCGTCGTCGACCCGCAGCCCTATATGACCTATCAGCCGTTCCTCCCCGAAGCGGCCGCCGGGTCGATCTCCCCCCGGCATGTCGTCGTGCCGCTGCGCCGGGTGCTCAGCAAGTGCCGGCTGGTGGTGGGCGAGGCGACGCACATCGACCACTCCAAGCGGGTCGCGACCGTGGCGACCCTGGCCACCGAGGAGGAGGGCACCTCCGGGATCGAGATCCCGTACGACCACCTCGTCCTCGCCCCCGGTTCCGTCTCCCGCACGCTGCCCATCCCGGGCCTCGCCGAGTTCGCCATCGGCTTCAAGACCGTCGAGGAAGCGATCGGCCTGCGCAACCACGTCCTGGAGCAGCTCGACATCGCCTCCTCGACCCGTGATGTCGACGTACGGGACGCCGCGCTCACGTTCGTCTTCGTCGGCGGCGGCTACGCGGGCGTCGAGGCGCTCGCCGAGCTGGAGGACATGGCCCGCTACGCCACGCGGTACTACCACAACCTGCGCCCCGAGGACATGAAGTGGGTGCTCGTCGAGGCGACCGAGAAGATCCTCCCCGAGGTCGGTGAGGAGATGGGCAGGTACGCCATCCGGGAGCTGCGCGCCCGCAACATCGACCTGCGGCTCGGCACCCGGCTGGACTCGTGCGAGAACCGGGTCGCGGTCCTCTCCGACGGCACCCGGCTGCCCACCCGCACCGTCGTCTGGACCGCGGGCGTCAAGCCGCACCCGATCCTCGCCGCCACCGACCTGCCGCTCAACGAGCGCGGCCGGCTCAAGGGCACCGCCACCCTCATGATCGACGGTGTCGAGGGCGCCTGGGCGGCCGGCGACGCCGCGGCCGTTCCGGACCTGACGGCGGAGGAGCCCGGCAAGGAGTGCGCCCCCAACGCGCAGCACGCCGTCCGCCAGACCAAGGTGCTCGCCGAGAACATCCTCGCGTCGCTGCGCGGACAGCCGATGAAGGAGTACCGGCACAAGTACGTCGGCTCCGTGGCCTCCCTCGGGCTGCACAAGGGCGTCGCCCACGTCTACGGACGCAAGCTCAAGGGCTATCCCGCGTGGTTCATGCACCGCGCCTACCACCTCAGCCGGGTGCCCACTTTCAACCGCAAGGCGCGAGTGCTCGCCGAGTGGACACTGTCCGGTCT from the Streptomyces sp. RKAG293 genome contains:
- a CDS encoding NAD(P)/FAD-dependent oxidoreductase, translated to MTESAAQSRARTSPRILVIGGGYVGMYTALRLQRKLKRGEAEVIVVDPQPYMTYQPFLPEAAAGSISPRHVVVPLRRVLSKCRLVVGEATHIDHSKRVATVATLATEEEGTSGIEIPYDHLVLAPGSVSRTLPIPGLAEFAIGFKTVEEAIGLRNHVLEQLDIASSTRDVDVRDAALTFVFVGGGYAGVEALAELEDMARYATRYYHNLRPEDMKWVLVEATEKILPEVGEEMGRYAIRELRARNIDLRLGTRLDSCENRVAVLSDGTRLPTRTVVWTAGVKPHPILAATDLPLNERGRLKGTATLMIDGVEGAWAAGDAAAVPDLTAEEPGKECAPNAQHAVRQTKVLAENILASLRGQPMKEYRHKYVGSVASLGLHKGVAHVYGRKLKGYPAWFMHRAYHLSRVPTFNRKARVLAEWTLSGLFKREIVSLGSLEHPRAEFELAAGGLPKPDAP